The Sediminispirochaeta smaragdinae DSM 11293 genome has a segment encoding these proteins:
- a CDS encoding nucleotidyl cyclase domain-containing protein, with the protein MKRIGSALINTSSKALAQSMTTKTMVVLAKKVFPNYDLYARTGFPSSMPIPNKEAARQIVHDMVKADRFLDFVLLLVEIGDKGLMGRRYTVPYMRDIISGVFELGYLYDTTNQLFVENPQYSITRNWGALKTAKEYTLTFLRIDIVGNSVIVRENQEEQVGAAYEALREICQNAVLKRNGRIWSWEGDGGLATFFFNNKNQSAVMAGREILHELFFYNKISCPLKSPLNIRVAIHSGPFDYTPDEEELKSCETIKRIMDIESRMTLPDSMTISSVVKLMLDAISSTDLEPFTGKDQLEYYRYTLKLEKP; encoded by the coding sequence GTGAAACGAATAGGAAGCGCATTAATCAACACTAGTTCAAAGGCCCTCGCCCAATCCATGACCACGAAGACGATGGTGGTCCTTGCCAAAAAGGTCTTTCCCAATTACGACCTTTATGCAAGAACGGGATTCCCCTCGAGTATGCCAATTCCAAATAAAGAAGCCGCACGACAAATCGTCCACGACATGGTCAAGGCCGATCGCTTTCTCGATTTCGTCCTGCTTCTGGTCGAGATCGGAGACAAGGGGCTCATGGGGCGAAGATACACCGTTCCCTACATGCGCGACATCATTTCCGGAGTCTTTGAGCTCGGCTATCTCTACGACACAACAAACCAGCTCTTTGTCGAGAACCCTCAATATAGTATTACAAGAAACTGGGGCGCGCTAAAAACGGCGAAGGAATATACCCTCACCTTTCTCAGGATCGACATCGTCGGCAATTCGGTTATTGTAAGAGAAAATCAGGAAGAGCAGGTCGGTGCAGCCTATGAAGCCCTCCGGGAAATCTGTCAGAATGCCGTCCTTAAACGCAACGGCAGGATATGGAGCTGGGAGGGAGACGGAGGCCTGGCCACCTTCTTTTTCAATAACAAAAACCAGAGTGCCGTCATGGCAGGCCGGGAAATCCTTCACGAACTCTTTTTTTACAACAAAATATCCTGTCCACTGAAATCGCCTCTCAACATCAGAGTCGCCATTCATAGCGGACCCTTCGATTACACACCGGACGAAGAAGAACTAAAATCCTGCGAAACCATAAAGCGGATCATGGACATTGAATCCCGTATGACATTACCTGACAGCATGACCATCAGCTCGGTGGTAAAGCTCATGCTTGATGCGATCTCTTCCACCGACCTCGAACCCTTTACAGGGAAAGATCAGCTTGAATACTACCGTTACACCCTCAAACTGGAGAAGCCGTGA
- a CDS encoding adenylate/guanylate cyclase domain-containing protein produces MKLFVISDQKKITDHFSAIERSRKNSIELLPRKEYRSRLKDETGTCLVYYDISQQEEKAYGKELRFLLKLPHVCTAVIDSKDAMEDPALFFRQGGVDYLGKKLFQRGFQTKRLKEIEDFLGTSISNEKTAKPGTCPDPLAFPQECIIPGGEWKHVKQGKNYLFCMLFAELDATSEWKRSSGQDHLKAVKDRFQGFIRKNFEQINGRIWMWNEFGGLLLFPYNGSSFPMVLAACKLMMNRAIASCEDFPFGTPISYRLGIHIGETVYKERGNTGTIVSDAINFIFHLGTKYAAPGNLYITRQVYETTHPGLKELFLEEGEFEGKKIFRMRRVL; encoded by the coding sequence GTGAAACTCTTTGTGATCAGCGATCAAAAAAAGATTACGGACCATTTCTCGGCAATCGAGCGAAGCCGCAAAAACAGCATAGAGCTACTTCCCAGAAAGGAATACCGCTCCCGGTTAAAAGACGAAACGGGAACCTGCCTTGTCTATTACGATATTAGTCAGCAGGAAGAGAAAGCCTACGGCAAGGAACTACGTTTTCTCCTAAAACTTCCCCATGTATGTACTGCGGTCATAGATAGCAAAGATGCGATGGAAGACCCCGCACTTTTTTTTCGTCAGGGAGGGGTCGATTACCTTGGGAAAAAGCTCTTTCAACGTGGTTTTCAGACAAAACGCTTGAAAGAGATTGAAGATTTTCTCGGTACATCAATAAGTAACGAAAAAACGGCCAAGCCTGGGACCTGCCCAGATCCCCTCGCCTTTCCGCAGGAATGTATCATTCCCGGGGGAGAATGGAAGCACGTCAAACAGGGGAAAAACTATCTGTTTTGTATGCTGTTTGCTGAACTTGATGCAACCAGCGAATGGAAACGAAGTTCAGGACAGGATCACCTCAAGGCTGTAAAAGATAGGTTTCAGGGGTTTATACGCAAGAATTTCGAGCAGATAAACGGCCGCATTTGGATGTGGAACGAATTCGGCGGTCTTCTACTTTTCCCTTATAACGGAAGCTCGTTTCCCATGGTCCTCGCCGCCTGCAAGCTTATGATGAATAGAGCCATTGCCAGTTGCGAGGATTTCCCCTTCGGAACACCAATCTCCTACCGCCTTGGAATCCATATCGGAGAAACCGTTTACAAAGAGCGAGGCAATACCGGAACCATTGTTTCGGACGCGATCAACTTCATTTTTCACCTTGGCACAAAATATGCCGCTCCCGGAAACCTCTATATCACCAGGCAGGTATATGAAACGACCCATCCGGGGCTTAAAGAGCTCTTTCTCGAAGAGGGAGAGTTTGAAGGAAAGAAAATCTTCAGGATGCGTCGTGTACTTTAA
- a CDS encoding M15 family metallopeptidase, which yields MSTIHQKISILLPLLAAFILLSSCEDATAEEEKSPEIVYLHPEFTMTIEDLEEMTAPLPEAIRQAILAKPQDFLELVLKVSEEPEILTILVDKNHALPEEWEPEDRVSLNDYPLAVSRKDLSLSKAVMPHVLALNDAAKADGVTLLFSSTFRSWTYQQGLYQRYVKADGQEAADRYSARPGHSQHQLGTVIDFGSITEAFADTKAGKWMKENAWKYGFSLSFPEGEEAVTGYMWEPWHFRYIGPDAMALQRDFFGDSQQRTLEFLHDNKARIEAFRVQK from the coding sequence ATGAGCACAATACATCAAAAAATTAGTATCCTGTTGCCGCTTCTTGCCGCCTTCATTCTCCTGAGTTCCTGTGAAGATGCGACAGCGGAAGAAGAAAAATCCCCTGAAATTGTATATCTCCATCCGGAGTTCACCATGACAATAGAGGATCTCGAAGAGATGACGGCACCCCTGCCGGAAGCCATTCGTCAGGCAATCCTTGCCAAACCGCAGGATTTTCTCGAGCTGGTTCTTAAGGTTAGTGAGGAACCGGAAATCCTGACAATCCTTGTGGATAAAAACCATGCCCTTCCCGAGGAGTGGGAACCGGAAGATAGGGTTTCGCTGAACGATTACCCCCTGGCGGTAAGTCGAAAGGACCTTTCCCTCAGCAAGGCCGTCATGCCCCATGTTTTGGCCCTGAATGATGCCGCAAAGGCGGATGGTGTCACCCTGCTTTTTTCCTCGACCTTTCGTTCCTGGACCTATCAGCAGGGCCTGTATCAACGTTATGTAAAAGCCGATGGGCAGGAAGCCGCCGACCGCTATTCGGCCCGGCCCGGCCATAGCCAACACCAGCTTGGTACCGTGATCGACTTCGGAAGCATTACCGAGGCCTTTGCCGACACAAAGGCGGGAAAATGGATGAAAGAGAACGCCTGGAAGTACGGGTTCTCCCTCTCATTTCCCGAAGGGGAAGAAGCGGTGACCGGTTACATGTGGGAGCCGTGGCACTTTCGATACATCGGCCCCGATGCCATGGCACTTCAGCGGGACTTTTTCGGCGACAGTCAGCAGCGCACTCTAGAATTTCTGCATGACAATAAGGCACGGATAGAGGCCTTCAGGGTTCAGAAGTGA